From a single Mycosarcoma maydis chromosome 2, whole genome shotgun sequence genomic region:
- a CDS encoding phenylalanine--tRNA ligase (related to MSF1 - phenylalanine--tRNA ligase alpha chain, mitochondrial) — MIKLPSQAACRACFGTRRAARPAQIHARVQHLTSQVNFVRRCIVDSSFALATSIVHARPDSQSFSTSIAVKLGATAASRFPATISILGKEYPTDDYTNIPASILSRLSTTPQLPYTKNHPLALLRDQLEASVGPKYTAIHAASPVVTTELNFEDLGIAADHPGRSPTDTYYVNRNTCLRTHTSAHEVETFRNKHERWLLTADVYRRDEIDASHYPIFHQVEGAAIFAHEDYAIGGKVEAECQEMEAKLAKANFEIQDHVGLLEAGGYQSHHDPREAALAVRHLKATLNGLVLDLFADRHAFETAQKGGSSTDPLRVRWIPAFFPFTSPSYEVEVWFRGKWLEILGCGVVQQRTLDKAGVPDRLGWAFGLGLERIAMVLYSIPDIRLFWTQDPRFLGQFASTSSNEVSAAGGQAKRSSGKPKLLTFKPYSKYPPCYKDVSFWLPQERAFHENDLFEIVRDRVGDLVEDVVKIDDFVHPKTKKQSLCYRINYRSMDRSLENDEVNQLHSDVLKKLVDQLSIEIR; from the coding sequence CCAGCTCAAATCCATGCAAGGGTGCAGCATCTCACCTCCCAGGTAAACTTTGTGAGACGATGTATCGTCGACTCATCGTTCGCCTTAGCCACGAGTATTGTCCATGCGAGACCAGACTCTCAATCCTTTTCGACGTCAATCGCTGTCAAGCTTGGTGCTACCGCTGCGAGCCGATTTCCAGCAACCATCAGCATACTGGGAAAAGAATACCCGACCGACGATTACACCAATATCCCAGCCTCGATCCTGTCGCGCCTTTCCACCACGCCTCAGCTTCCTTACACCAAGAATCACCCTCTAGCTCTTCTACGTGATCAGCTCGAGGCTTCAGTCGGACCAAAATACACGGCTATTCACGCAGCATCACCCGTGGTCACTACCGAACTTAATTTTGAggatctcggcatcgccgCGGATCACCCTGGCCGCAGCCCTACCGATACCTACTATGTGAACCGTAACACGTGCTTACGCACCCACACATCAGCACACGAAGTCGAGACGTTCcgcaacaagcacgaaaGATGGCTGCTCACGGCCGACGTGTATCGCCGCGATGAAATCGATGCTTCGCACTACCCCATCTTTCACCAGGTGGAAGGTGcggccatctttgctcACGAGGACTACGCGATCGGCGGCAAGGTAGAGGCAGAATGTCAAGAGATGGAGGCCAAACTGGCCAAGGCGAATTTCGAGATCCAAGACCATGTAGGTCTGTTGGAGGCCGGAGGATACCAGAGCCATCACGATCCTCGTGAAGCGGCGCTCGCCGTACGTCACCTGAAGGCAACACTCAACGGTCTTGTCTTGGACTTGTTTGCCGATCGACATGCTTTTGAGACGGCGCAAAAGGGAGGTTCGTCAACCGACCCGCTGCGCGTCCGCTGGATCCCGGCGTTCTTCCCGTTCACGTCGCCGTCTTACGAGGTGGAAGTGTGGTTCCGAGGCAAATGGCTCGAGATCTTAGGATGCGGTGTGGTGCAGCAAAGGACGCTAGACAAGGCAGGTGTGCCGGATCGACTCGGTTGGGCATTTGGTCTCGGTCTGGAACGCATCGCCATGGTGCTCTACTCGATCCCGGACATTCGACTTTTTTGGACGCAGGACCCGCGCTTCTTGGGTCAATTCGCTagcacaagcagcaacGAGGTCTCAGCAGCTGGAGGtcaagccaagcgcagTTCTGGAAAGCCAAAGTTGTTGACGTTCAAGCCGTACTCCAAGTATCCACCGTGCTACAAGGATGTCTCTTTCTGGTTGCCACAAGAGCGTGCATTCCACGAAAACGACCTGTTCGAGATCGTTCGCGACCGAGTGGGCGATCTGGTTGAGGATGtggtcaagatcgatgACTTTGTGCATCccaagacgaagaagcaaaGTCTGTGCTACCGCATCAACTACCGGTCCATGGATCGATCGCTCGAGAATGACGAGGTGAACCAGCTTCACTCGGACGTCCTGAAGAAGCTCGTGGATCAGCTTTCCATCGAAATTCGATAG
- a CDS encoding uncharacterized protein (related to dedicator of cytokinesis protein 3) — MASTSSYRRWEPLPKLLYGLATHPFSPETDALESSTLPLESLPADVVQDLYENLIALELGDEVYVFEQFGHTDVNWYRGYVVSTNRLPAVATSASSLSDYSTIHALGQQSSPFANEEPQVYVGVFPKTHVHIREQLDDAEMRLASVYEHAQQLGVIGATAPLPRQRRNMDTLPELDESTSQPSSPNQPPRAQLPSIDVVGQEIGTDGQLVERPPPPLPSLKCGDETLAGVYEPLVDEIACALREWSALTYKYLGQRDYELLNTIKHHIDVLFVARKQLLAQTLSAEEVAKLRRECVARLVKANVAQGLDVIVRHPGRGGLVDFDINTKDADPDSWVSGIRLSALQAALAYVDQQDDAASTATPGGMDLSASSAFGITAPTTTSAGVLAGISDDSSRHPATATRKGSISNPQRARYGSLASTNPRGNDSAAAKYFHVLIDLRAFVATPCTAGEVVELYFSLYNRAESRFLTEEFCIMLNHRGVPVRDSAGASSKMHALFTELSASDMQDLNVVCRIIRNGGMRVGDIKATPLGAAGQDQPHDRADAFADPSLANTPSFRPKRMAGDHSFRRPFGCAVVELGQHHNFQTDVASCSTMKEHVMPIFVPVNEAAFSTLHQDIIASRTREFEKSSRADMLAINVKVFHGETSAVIRENPSLLQDVAQAARLGFPDVVFPGDQRNEAYIKLWSGEFYPSSNKMAGNSLRNIQVSVEVRTRDGRVVEDVISRGAGEPLLTQFDSLVFYHQNAPTWGELVKLQLPRDIMEDCHLFFSFRHRSTKEERGLAAASNVTHGSPAPQSSSSVAISRPFAYGYLPLFESSRAFIPDGSHTLFLWRTNRPPAQIGPDLYFNLPPVTPAGRNINDVVPTNLASTVQPLRDILTLRTFLVSTKYSQNDVLLKLLNWEHLLADDFEELRSVLNQFTFVGEVEIVKFLRDIFDSLFGIATSSRNSRGELDDLVFNSLVTVLGIVQDRRFTNFRATLDVYIERHFKFTTAHNKLIASMSKLMADPCRPETSKDLRAAIKVWPYLFKFAIQSRENQRGDRDVGGGAVLDHLEAGFKRELEGLLRSINQLMSATKPSSIIGTQTLALQHFAGILPDLARIFTTDELVRVASAFADSVFITKGKMAIWKLLHILQVTQGSLFEEQASRSQLIPSVVRWIRPHLGPYDEAAHVAVNAHENARDAARVSWLEAARLAVTILAVILDRLQVSLASDPADGSHGTRGNGRIKTRQEQDDVDYLLTMMPKLLETYREMSSRATIRTLERHRAPSTTPSPVPVVFPSSYPFPLVAKRPQGGASVVNGPSSRRNRRRDRTEFLNCGLVEISAVLMVLIVLSPRKHLSSFLDEERDLGGAERTSKVLLDFFEVATSVLSYEAFPNTWLNLNIFSHQMVLKMADPIASIMVRHYIPSAEQSDKFDTTLWRSCLTMVLTLLSSDQLVIEQFKPQRRRAVWRLAGDIRGEGAQIFAKLWTSIGWPEKAVEEVGGDETSQADERMNTGGFQVQFVPSLVEPVLELCLSHHDELRTCAVRVLATMITSEWHLNGNFTVIEAEIIDKLDILFMTRTKGDEISRAFFIGQLRALFDNPNVDAGLRDQVNACLVSVNRFLDLLLSVRSLPLEEGYEDDRVAGTLKLLGFLRQTNRVSAFSTHVLRLVNLHLENFNYVEAALTLKLHADLHSWDMDSFVEPIADLDLPRQSHFARKETLYMLILDYLGKGKAWEISVDICRELAQQYEYRSVDYVRLAEVLQHQAKLYQMIASEERAFSAYFRVAYYGQQWPASLQDKMFVYRGHDWEKFGAFCDRLHAKHPSATLIKSAALPDDEVRLSEGQFVQVTAVQPEPDRSKDIFTNAEVPPTVRAYYENNGTDLFSFVRPLDKPGGVASEQWTEKTYLRCEDAFPTVLRRSEVAEVYVVEISPLEKAVEDVKAKTAELAMLENKYTSIRKVSTGKINTNRLSMALNSAVDVPAESGVPMYKSTFFAPEYVARHENQQEAVAELRQAVDVQAMVLFRCIRLHAQLCPPEMKPFHETLERFFLQNFSEEIQRLELDVRQLGEAGSTSLDRGRAVGASLEDDARRSPERTMSRGFTMGMGAMDRAVNGSGFSAAEEGRQDLQTSAKANRGGGVVQSPLQRHIASLTRQIDYLAVSEEEPRAPAMPSNNAMSRSESNTSLTHGGTGSSVTDRSATVHALASKGLPSITENSVGDTAVMPVAAPAVSGGAIVSAGHAQDSTIHSSSSKQSISRYESNHSIANMGATKGAITSGTKQASATGPGNRLSKLMGGVGRRKASNP; from the coding sequence ATGGCTAGCACAAGCTCCTACCGCAGGTGGGAGCCACTTCCCAAACTCCTCTATGGCCTCGCCACCCATCCTTTCTCGCCAGAGACGGACgcgctcgaatcgtcgACTCTCccgctcgagtcgcttcCAGCAGACGTCGTCCAGGACCTGTACGAGAACCTCATtgctctcgagcttggtgacgAAGTCTATGTATTTGAGCAGTTCGGCCATACTGACGTCAACTGGTACCGAGGTTATGTCGTATCCACCAATCGTCTCCCCGCCGTCGccaccagcgccagcagTCTCAGCGACTATAGCACAATCCATGCGCTCGGTCAGCAGTCAAGCCCTTTTGCCAACGAAGAGCCGCAAGTCTACGTCGGTGTATTCCCCAAAACACATGTCCACATCcgtgagcagctcgacgacgcagaGATGCGACTGGCTTCCGTTTACGAGCAcgcacagcagctcggTGTGATCGGTGCCACTGCACCTCTACCGCGTCAGAGAAGGAACATGGACACTTTGCCCGAGTTGGACGAATCCACATCCCAACCTTCCAGTCCCAACCAGCCGCCAAGAGCGCAACTGCCTTCCATTGATGTCGTCGGTCAGGAGATCGGAACAGACGgccagctcgttgagcgtccaccaccgccacttCCGAGTCTCAAATGCGGCGATGAAACGCTCGCCGGCGTGTACGAACCCTTGGTCGATGAGATCGCATGCGCTTTGCGCGAATGGTCAGCGCTGACATATAAATACCTTGGCCAACGCGACTATGAGCTTCTCAACACAATCAAGCATCACATTGACGTCCTCTTTGTGGCACGCAAACAGCTTCTTGCCCAGACGCTTTCCGCCGAAGAAGTAGCCAAGCTCAGAAGGGAATGTGTCGCGCGTCTGGTCAAGGCCAACGTCGCCCAAGGTCTCGACGTCATCGTACGCCATCCTGGTCGCGGCGGTCTCGTCGATTTTGACATCAACACCAAGGACGCTGATCCCGACAGCTGGGTCAGCGGCATCCGTCTCTCGGCTCTTCAGGCTGCGCTCGCCTATGTCGATCAACAAGACGACGCTGCATCCACTGCTACGCCCGGTGGCATGGATTTGTCCGCCTCTAGCGCGTTTGGCATCACAGCGCCTACAACCACAAGTGCAGGTGTGCTCGCCGGCATTTCCGACGACTCTTCGCGCCACCCAGCAACCGCAACGCGGAAGGGCTCCATCTCGAACCCACAACGCGCTCGATACGGCTCcctcgcttccaccaaccCACGCGGCAATGACAGCGCCGCGGCCAAGTACTTTCATGTGCTGATCGACCTCCGCGCGTTTGTTGCAACCCCATGCACCGCCGGTgaggtggtggagctcTACTTTTCGCTTTACAATCGAGCCGAATCGCGTTTTCTCACCGAAGAGTTTTGCATCATGCTCAACCACCGTGGTGTTCCCGTCCGCGACTCGGCGGGAGCGTCTAGCAAGATGCATGCTCTCTTCACCGAACTAAGCGCCAGCGACATGCAGGACCTCAATGTGGTCTGCCGCATCATAAGGAACGGAGGCATGCGTGTGGGTGACATCAAAGCCACGCCGCTCGGCGCCGCAGGCCAGGATCAGCCACACGATCGCGCCGACGCCTTTGCTGATCCTTCACTAGCCAATACCCCCTCGTTCCGCCCTAAACGCATGGCCGGCGATCACTCGTTCCGTCGGCCGTTCGGATGcgccgtcgtcgagctcggccagCACCACAATTTTCAAACCGATGTCGCCTCTTGCTCCACGATGAAGGAACATGTCATGCCCATCTTTGTTCCTGTCAACGAAGCCGCCTTCAGCACGCTTCATCAGGACATCATCGCATCCAGAACACGCGAATTCGAAAAGTCGTCGCGAGCCGACATGCTAGCCATCAACGTGAAGGTTTTCCATGGAGAGACGTCTGCCGTGATCCGCGAGAACCCATCGCTGCTTCAGGATGTAGCTCAGGCGGCTCGTCTTGGCTTCCCGGACGTCGTCTTTCCTGGCGACCAACGCAACGAAGCCTACATCAAGCTTTGGAGTGGCGAGTTCTACCCTTCGAGCAACAAGATGGCTGGCAATTCGCTCAGAAACATCCAGGTCTCGGTTGAAGTGCGCACCCGGGACGGTCGTGTGGTTGAAGATGTCATCTCCCGCGGCGCAGGCGAGCCCTTACTGACACAATTCGACAGTCTCGTCTTTTACCATCAAAATGCTCCCACGTGGGGCGAATTGGTCAAGCTGCAGTTACCGCGCGATATCATGGAAGACTGTcacctcttcttctcgttccGCCATCGAAGCACCAAGGAGGAGCGTGGTTTGGCTGCAGCTAGCAATGTCACGCATGGTAGTCCCGCTCCGCAGTCGTCCTCTTCTGTGGCCATATCGCGTCCCTTTGCCTATGGTTATCTTCCTTTGTTCGAGTCGAGCCGTGCCTTCATCCCGGATGGCAGCCATACACTCTTTCTTTGGCGCACAAACAGACCTCCCGCTCAGATCGGTCCCGATCTCTACTTCAATCTGCCACCCGTCACACCTGCCGGGCGCAACATCAACGACGTTGTGCCTACCAATCTTGCGTCCACAGTGCAGCCTCTTCGTGATATCCTCACCTTGCGCACTTTCCTAGTCTCGACCAAATACTCGCAGAACGACGTCCTGTTAAAGCTGCTCAATTGGGAGCATCTGCTCGCTGATGACTTTGAGGAGCTGAGAAGCGTCCTCAACCAATTCACCTTTGTCGGAgaggtcgagatcgtcaagTTCTTGCGAGACATTTTCGATTCGCTGTTTGGCATTGCTACCAGTAGTCGCAACAGCCgcggcgagcttgacgatctGGTCTTCAACAGTCTCGTCACCGtgctcggcatcgtgcAGGACCGTCGGTTCACCAACTTCCGCGCCACGCTTGACGTCTATATCGAACGCCACTTCAAATTTACCACAGCGCACAACAAGTTGATCGCCTCCATGTCCAAGCTTATGGCCGATCCATGTCGACCTGAGACATCCAAGGACCTTCGTGCGGCTATCAAGGTGTGGCCGTATCTGTTCAAATTTGCGATTCAAAGCCGCGAGAACCAGAGGGGCGACCGTGATGTTGGCGGAGGGGCCGTCCTAGATCATCTCGAGGCTGGCTTCAAACGCGAGCTCGAAGggctgctgcgcagcatCAATCAGCTCATGAGTGCTACTAAGCCCTCTTCGATTATTGGCACCCAGACGCTCGCGCTTCAACATTTTGCAGGCATCCTCCCCGATTTGGCTCGCATTTTCACCACCGATGAGCTGGTTCGCGTCGCCTCCGCTTTCGCAGACAGCGTGTTCATCACCAAGGGCAAGATGGCCATCTGGAAACTGCTTCACATTCTGCAGGTGACCCAAGGCTCACTCTTTGAAGAGCAAGCATCGCGTTCACAGCTGATCCCGAGCGTAGTCCGATGGATCCGTCCGCATCTCGGACCCTACGACGAAGCTGCGCATGTTGCAGTCAATGCTCATGAAAATGCTCGTGACGCTGCCAGAGTGTCGTGGCTTGAGGCGGCACGCCTCGCTGTCACCATTCTGGCTGTCATCCTGGATCGTCTGCAGGTATCTTTGGCTTCCGATCCAGCAGATGGGTCACATGGCACACGAGGAAATGGGCGCATCAAGACTCGCCAGGAGCAGGACGATGTGGATTATCTACTCACCATGAtgcccaagctgctcgagaccTACCGTGAGatgtcgagtcgagccaCAATCCGGACGCTCGAGCGACACCGCGCGCCATCTACTACGCCGTCGCCCGTACCAGTCGTCTTCCCTTCCAGCTATCCTTTTCCGCTCGTCGCCAAGCGACCGCAGGGAGGTGCGTCCGTGGTCAATGGACCCTCGTCGCGTCGGAACCGCCGACGCGATCGTACCGAATTTCTCAACTGTGGTCTTGTCGAGATCAGCGCTGTACTCATGGTGCTGATCGTATTAAGCCCGAGAAAGCATCTTTCGAGCTTCCTCGACGAGGAAAGAGATCTCGGCGGCGCAGAGCGAACGTCCAAGGTACTGCTAGACTTCTTCGAGGTGGCGACCTCGGTCCTATCGTATGAGGCTTTCCCTAACACATGGCTCAACCTGAACATCTTCAGTCATCAAATGGTgctcaagatggccgaTCCGATTGCATCGATCATGGTGCGTCACTACATTCCTTCCGCTGAACAAAGCGATAAGTTCGACACCACGCTCTGGCGGTCGTGCCTGACCATGGTGCTGACATTGCTGTCGAGCGACCAGCTGGTGATTGAGCAGTTCAAACCACAGAGGCGTAGGGCCGTGTGGAGACTAGCGGGCGACATTCGAGGCGAGGGGGCCCAGATCTTTGCCAAGCTGTGGACTTCGATCGGATGGCCTGAAAAGGCAGTTGAAGAGGTCGGTGGAGACGAAACGAGCCAAGCCGACGAGCGCATGAACACAGGCGGTTTCCAGGTGCAATTTGTTCCGTCCCTGGTGGAACccgtgctcgagctgtgccTGTCGCACCACGACGAGCTCAGGACATGCGCGGTGCGTGTCTTGGCTACCATGATCACCTCCGAGTGGCACCTGAACGGCAACTTCACCGTGATCGAGGCAGAAatcatcgacaagctcgacattctCTTCATGACGCGCACCAAGGGTGACGAGATCTCGCGTGCCTTTTTCATCGGACAACTGCGCGCGCTGTTTGACAATCCgaacgtcgatgctggtCTACGTGATCAGGTCAATGCTTGCTTGGTGTCGGTGAACCGCTTCCTTGATTTGCTGCTCAGTGTACGAAGCTTGCCTTTAGAGGAAGGCTACGAAGATGACCGCGTCGCTGGCACGCTCAAGTTGCTTGGATTCTTGCGGCAAACCAATAGGGTTTCGGCCTTCTCTACTCACGTGTTGCGCCTGGTCAACCTGCATTTGGAAAACTTCAATTATGTCGAAGCAGCACTCACGCTGAAACTGCATGCCGATCTTCATTCGTGGGATATGGACAGCTTTGTCGAGCCAATCGCCGATCTGGATCTGCCACGTCAGTCGCACTTTGCCCGCAAGGAGACGCTCTACatgctcatcctcgactATTTGggcaaaggcaaggcgTGGGAGATCTCGGTCGATATCTGCCGCGAGCTTGCACAGCAGTACGAATACCGCTCGGTCGACTATGTTCGTCTGGCCGAAGTGCTTCAGcaccaagccaagctgtaCCAGATGATCGCCAGCGAGGAACGTGCGTTCTCGGCGTATTTCCGCGTCGCCTACTACGGGCAGCAGTGGCCGGCGTCGCTGCAGGATAAGATGTTCGTCTACCGCGGACACGACTGGGAAAAGTTTGGCGCCTTCTGCGACCGCCTGCACGCCAAGCACCCCAGTGCCACACTCATCAAGAGCGCCGCCTTGcccgacgacgaggtgcgcTTGTCCGAGGGCCAATTTGTGCAGGTGACGGCGGTGCAGCCAGAACCTGATCGTTCCAAGGACATCTTCACAAATGCTGAAGTACCGCCAACCGTACGGGCCTACTATGAGAACAACGGCACCGACCTTTTCTCGTTTGTGCGACCGCTCGACAAGCCGGGCGGCGTGGCGTCGGAGCAGTGGACGGAAAAGACGTATCTGCGCTGCGAAGACGCATTTCCTACGGTGCTTCGACGCAGTGAGGTGGCCGAGGTGTACGTGGTGGAGATCAGTCCATTGGAAAAGGCAGTGGAGGAtgtcaaggccaagacAGCCGAGCTCGCTATGCTGGAGAACAAGTATACGTCGATCCGCAAGGTGTCGACGGGTAAGATCAACACAAATCGACTGTCGATGGCGCTCAACAGCGCGGTCGATGTTCCAGCGGAAAGTGGTGTACCCATGTACAAGAGCACGTTCTTCGCTCCCGAGTACGTTGCAAGGCACGAGAATCAGCAAGAAGCGGTGGCCGAACTGAGACAGGCTGTCGATGTGCAAGCCATGGTGTTGTTCCGCTGCATCCGACTGCACGCCCAACTATGCCCGCCGGAGATGAAGCCGTTCCACGAAACATTGgagcgcttcttcctgCAAAACTTTAGCGAAGAGATCCAGCGACTAGAACTAGATGTGCGACAGCTAGGCGAGGCAGGATCCACGTCGCTGGACCGTGGCAGGGCGGTGGGCGCAAGTTTAGAGGACGACGCAAGGAGGTCGCCCGAGCGAACGATGAGCCGAGGCTTTACGATGGGTATGGGTGCGATGGATCGTGCTGTTAATGGCTCTGGCTTTTCGGCGGCTGAGGAAGGCAGACAGGACCTGCAGACAAGTGCAAAGGCCAACCGCGGCGGTGGCGTGGTTCAGTCGCCCCTGCAGCGACACATTGCTTCTTTGACGAGGCAAATTGACTATCTCGCGGTCAGCGAGGAAGAGCCAAGAGCACCGGCGATGCCTAGCAACAATGCTATGAGTCGATCCGAGTCCAACACCTCACTCACGCATGGCGGCACCGGCTCGTCTGTCACCGACCGATCTGCGACTGTACATGCGCTTGCGAGCAAGGGTCTGCCATCTATCACGGAAAACTCGGTAGGTGATACTGCTGTTATGCCCGTTGCTGCTCCAGCTGTCTCTGGTGGTGCTATTGTGAGTGCTGGACATGCACAGGACAGCACGatccacagcagcagcagcaagcaatCCATCTCTCGATATGAGTCGAACCATTCGATTGCGAACATGGGCGCGACAAAAGGGGCAATCACATCTGGAACAAAGCAAGCCAGTGCCACCGGGCCTGGGAATCGCCTTAGCAAGCTCATGGGCGGCGTTGGCCGAAGAAAGGCCTCCAATCCGTAG